From Micromonospora echinospora, one genomic window encodes:
- a CDS encoding ABC transporter permease, producing the protein MSVTAPATPSAPTPAGAAPPPVRWSDQFASFRAVLWRDLFVTSRGELVGFVAQVLIQPLFMLLIFGKVLGDLGYANDSFAQVLLPGVIALNAFLIGLENTALPMVMDFSFTREIEDRLLAPMAIPLVAIEKIVFGAIRGLIAGVLLIPIGMLMLGVSWPLSTVLPVLGVLVLGALVGAAMGLTFGTLVPPHLIQIMFTVIMTPLMFTGATQFPLRGLDSMRWFQVICSLNPLTYVSEATRSLVGPPGVESVPLWLDLLILTGVLVFFTLVGIRGFMRRAMD; encoded by the coding sequence GTGAGCGTCACCGCCCCCGCCACACCGTCCGCGCCGACGCCGGCCGGGGCGGCGCCCCCGCCGGTGCGCTGGTCGGACCAGTTCGCCAGCTTCCGGGCGGTGCTCTGGCGCGACCTCTTCGTCACCAGCCGGGGCGAACTGGTCGGCTTCGTCGCGCAGGTCCTCATCCAGCCACTGTTCATGCTGCTGATCTTCGGCAAGGTCCTCGGTGACCTGGGCTACGCCAACGACAGCTTCGCCCAGGTGCTGCTGCCCGGCGTGATCGCGCTCAACGCGTTCCTGATCGGACTGGAGAACACCGCCCTGCCCATGGTGATGGACTTCTCCTTCACCCGGGAGATCGAGGACCGGTTGCTGGCCCCGATGGCGATCCCGCTCGTGGCCATCGAGAAGATCGTCTTCGGCGCGATCCGCGGCCTGATCGCCGGGGTGCTGCTCATCCCGATCGGCATGCTGATGCTCGGCGTGAGCTGGCCGTTGTCGACGGTCCTGCCGGTGCTCGGCGTGCTGGTGCTCGGCGCGCTGGTCGGCGCGGCCATGGGTCTGACCTTCGGCACGCTGGTCCCGCCGCACCTGATCCAGATCATGTTCACCGTGATCATGACGCCGCTGATGTTCACCGGCGCCACCCAGTTCCCGCTGCGCGGTCTGGACTCGATGCGGTGGTTCCAGGTGATCTGCTCGCTGAACCCCCTCACCTACGTCAGCGAGGCCACCCGGTCGCTGGTCGGCCCGCCCGGGGTCGAGTCGGTGCCGCTCTGGCTGGACCTGTTGATCCTGACCGGCGTGCTCGTGTTCTTCACCCTCGTCGGCATCCGTGGCTTCATGCGTCGGGCGATGGACTAG